One Dasania marina DSM 21967 DNA segment encodes these proteins:
- a CDS encoding flagellar motor protein, which yields MDLLSIFGVILGFVAILGGNYLEGGSMSALANFPAAFIVVGGTFAAAMLQTPWLGLKFAVSRLKHVFAPPNVGFKQGVKKVVKWSARARKDGLLGLEDIAETEPDLFARKGLQLLVDGGEPENIRNILEVETLVLEQRDVDAAKFYESMGGYSPTIGIIGAVMGLIHVMGNLADPSKLGAGIAVAFVATIYGVAFANLLLLPIASKLRGLARSQAQYRELIIEGIIAIAEGENPRAIELKLDGFLHGN from the coding sequence ATGGATTTACTCAGCATATTTGGCGTTATTCTCGGTTTTGTTGCCATTCTCGGCGGCAACTACCTAGAGGGTGGCAGCATGTCGGCACTGGCTAACTTTCCGGCAGCTTTTATTGTTGTGGGCGGCACCTTTGCGGCTGCCATGCTGCAAACGCCGTGGCTGGGTTTAAAGTTCGCCGTGTCACGATTAAAACATGTGTTTGCGCCCCCCAACGTTGGCTTTAAGCAGGGCGTAAAAAAAGTGGTGAAGTGGTCGGCGCGGGCGCGCAAAGACGGCTTATTAGGTTTGGAAGATATTGCTGAAACTGAACCGGATTTGTTCGCCCGTAAAGGTCTGCAATTATTAGTAGATGGCGGTGAGCCCGAAAATATACGCAACATCCTAGAAGTAGAAACCCTAGTGCTAGAGCAGCGCGATGTTGATGCCGCCAAATTTTATGAAAGCATGGGCGGCTATTCACCCACCATAGGTATTATTGGTGCAGTGATGGGCTTGATACATGTGATGGGTAACTTAGCCGACCCTAGTAAGCTGGGGGCAGGCATAGCCGTGGCCTTTGTGGCCACTATCTACGGGGTGGCGTTTGCCAACTTGTTGTTACTGCCTATAGCCAGCAAGCTGCGTGGCTTGGCCCGCAGCCAAGCGCAATACCGTGAATTAATCATTGAGGGCATTATTGCTATCGCCGAGGGTGAAAACCCCAGAGCCATAGAATTAAAACTCGATGGTTTTTTACACGGTAACTAG
- the motD gene encoding flagellar motor protein MotD produces the protein MRRQVVDDNVHHERWLVSYADFITLLFAFFVVMYSISQVNETKYRVLSNTLNKTFNKETQLSLDPIQMGEPALKNNVSLIDLEAMALKNSEGEAEGEGGGDDEGELPEQFHKITDNIAEVFGDLVDTKMIHLQGNEEWLSVEMKSSLLFEVGDARLTVPSMELLAQLAGLFKDSSNPMRVEGFTDNVPISNEFFESNWELSAARAAAVVRLFAEEGVDPVRMAAVGYGEYQPIADNDSPAGRDKNRRVVLMISKTAQLRPVLPELAGDRDFKAPQPEQEPEPAAVPEGALKGVKTIKLEGGGLLFTRDNPPAENP, from the coding sequence ATGCGGCGACAAGTCGTTGACGATAATGTTCACCACGAGCGTTGGCTGGTTTCTTATGCCGATTTTATTACCCTACTGTTTGCCTTTTTTGTGGTGATGTATTCCATCTCGCAAGTTAATGAAACCAAATACAGGGTGCTGTCCAATACCTTAAATAAAACCTTCAACAAAGAAACTCAGCTCAGCCTAGACCCTATACAGATGGGCGAGCCGGCGCTAAAAAACAACGTCAGTTTAATCGACCTAGAGGCCATGGCCTTAAAGAACAGTGAGGGTGAGGCCGAAGGCGAGGGCGGCGGTGATGATGAAGGCGAGCTACCGGAGCAGTTTCATAAAATCACTGACAACATAGCAGAAGTGTTTGGTGATTTAGTCGATACCAAAATGATACACCTGCAGGGCAATGAAGAGTGGTTGTCGGTAGAAATGAAGTCTTCGTTATTATTTGAAGTCGGCGATGCTCGTTTGACAGTGCCCTCTATGGAATTATTGGCACAGTTAGCTGGTTTATTTAAAGATTCTAGCAATCCCATGCGGGTGGAAGGCTTTACCGACAACGTGCCTATTAGCAATGAGTTTTTTGAATCCAACTGGGAGCTATCCGCTGCTAGAGCTGCCGCTGTAGTGAGATTGTTTGCGGAAGAGGGTGTAGACCCTGTACGTATGGCGGCGGTGGGTTATGGTGAGTATCAGCCCATAGCCGATAATGACAGCCCCGCAGGCCGTGACAAAAATCGCCGGGTGGTGCTAATGATTTCCAAAACTGCGCAGCTTAGGCCGGTGTTGCCAGAGCTGGCGGGTGACCGTGATTTTAAAGCGCCTCAGCCAGAGCAGGAGCCAGAACCCGCGGCAGTACCTGAGGGCGCCCTCAAGGGGGTGAAAACTATTAAGCTGGAAGGCGGCGGCTTGCTTTTTACCCGCGACAATCCGCCGGCGGAAAATCCCTGA
- a CDS encoding ParA family protein — protein MRVWAVANQKGGVGKTTTAVTLGGLLAERKQRVLLLDLDPHGSMTSYFGYDPDTLASSSFNLFAEQEPSAEVIKSLLLTTPCEGLTLLPSSMALATVERRAAAEGMGLKVSRALAKVWDQFDYVLIDSPPVLGALMINALAASERLLVPVQTEFLALKGLERMIRTISMVTQSLRKEMDYTIIPTMFDRRTQASVGALRELRNTYPHTIWAAMIPVDTRIRDASREGMPLSQYSPDSRGSAAYRSLLKSLLSQQDRRTPA, from the coding sequence ATGCGAGTTTGGGCGGTAGCAAACCAAAAAGGTGGGGTGGGTAAAACCACAACGGCTGTGACGTTGGGCGGTTTATTGGCCGAGCGTAAGCAGCGGGTATTACTCTTGGATTTAGACCCCCACGGCTCTATGACCAGTTATTTTGGCTACGACCCCGACACCTTGGCCAGCAGCAGTTTCAATCTCTTTGCCGAGCAAGAACCCAGTGCCGAGGTGATTAAATCACTGCTATTAACTACCCCCTGCGAAGGGCTTACCTTATTACCTAGCAGCATGGCCCTGGCCACGGTAGAGCGCCGAGCCGCTGCTGAAGGCATGGGCTTAAAAGTGTCGCGCGCTTTGGCTAAAGTGTGGGATCAATTCGATTACGTGCTTATTGATAGCCCACCGGTGTTAGGGGCTTTAATGATTAATGCCTTAGCGGCTTCCGAGCGTTTATTGGTGCCGGTGCAAACCGAGTTTTTAGCCTTAAAAGGCTTGGAACGGATGATACGTACTATCTCCATGGTGACGCAGTCACTACGTAAAGAGATGGACTATACGATTATCCCCACCATGTTTGATCGCCGTACCCAAGCTTCCGTGGGGGCGTTAAGAGAGCTGCGCAATACCTACCCGCACACCATTTGGGCTGCTATGATTCCGGTCGATACCCGTATACGAGATGCCAGTCGCGAGGGCATGCCTTTATCACAATACTCCCCAGATTCCAGAGGCTCGGCCGCGTACCGTTCGCTGTTAAAGAGTCTATTGTCACAACAGGATAGGCGTACCCCCGCATAG
- a CDS encoding chemotaxis protein CheW, which yields MSKFEQSSPPSPPNNEIQDYLDLLLAPTADPSNAVPTELGAAPSSESTPAPAVAPSQPPPASYQPSPAPVGRSRLSQAAARIDQDSHSKPYAEPVKPLALQLPLPKVAPPPVVDTKPAELKSAPILKTTAPVVPAPAVVAPEPIAEVVVEPEPQQQAHPSSVWLDNGRPSWAQQRFECLLFSVGGLTLAVPLAELGSIIPITDELTPLFGQIDWFMGLLTVKQGNIRTVNTAKVVMPERYQDGMADNFNYVISINGVDWGLAVDDVASAITLSPEDVRWRSERSKRPWLAGTVVDHMCALLDVSQLAAMFIERDRNRSTNKAR from the coding sequence ATGAGCAAGTTTGAGCAGAGTAGCCCGCCTAGCCCGCCTAATAATGAAATTCAGGATTATCTGGATTTACTGTTAGCGCCTACGGCCGACCCTAGCAATGCGGTACCGACCGAGCTGGGCGCAGCGCCCAGTAGCGAAAGTACCCCGGCACCCGCAGTGGCTCCCAGCCAACCGCCGCCAGCCAGTTATCAGCCATCGCCAGCGCCGGTAGGGCGTTCACGCTTATCACAGGCCGCTGCCCGCATAGACCAAGACAGCCACAGCAAGCCCTATGCCGAACCCGTCAAACCCTTGGCGTTACAGTTGCCTTTGCCCAAGGTGGCACCACCCCCTGTTGTTGACACCAAACCTGCTGAGCTTAAATCAGCACCAATACTTAAAACAACAGCGCCAGTAGTTCCTGCACCCGCAGTGGTAGCCCCAGAGCCCATTGCCGAAGTGGTGGTTGAGCCTGAACCTCAGCAACAAGCACATCCAAGCTCCGTGTGGCTGGACAATGGCCGCCCCAGCTGGGCGCAGCAGCGTTTTGAATGTCTATTGTTTTCGGTAGGGGGCTTAACCTTGGCGGTGCCGCTGGCAGAGCTGGGCAGTATAATCCCCATCACTGATGAGCTAACGCCCTTATTCGGCCAAATCGATTGGTTTATGGGTTTGCTCACGGTTAAGCAGGGTAATATACGCACCGTCAACACTGCTAAAGTGGTGATGCCCGAGCGTTACCAAGACGGTATGGCGGATAATTTTAATTATGTTATTTCTATAAATGGTGTAGATTGGGGCCTGGCGGTAGACGACGTTGCCAGCGCTATTACCCTAAGCCCAGAGGATGTGCGTTGGCGCAGTGAACGCAGCAAAAGGCCTTGGCTGGCTGGCACGGTAGTCGACCACATGTGTGCCTTGTTAGATGTCAGCCAACTGGCTGCTATGTTTATAGAGCGTGATCGCAACCGCAGCACTAACAAAGCGAGATAG
- a CDS encoding protein-glutamate methylesterase/protein-glutamine glutaminase: MTVSVLIVDDSSFFRRRLSDMIATIDGLSVIGCAENGVEAIALTKKLKPDVITMDYEMPVMDGITAVQYIMKECPTPILMFSSMTYEGARITLDSLAAGAIDYLPKNFSEIASSSVQLKKRLADAIFDVASSGKKTTVAVELEPVKAPDPILPSRKKHKVDCDVVIIGTSTGGPIALQSVLSSLPASFPKPLILIQHMPAAFTTAFAERLNSFCQITVKEAVDGDRLMPGVALLAPGGKQLIISASGRIKVLPGDERLHYKPCVDISFASAANVFADKVLAVVLTGMGADGCEGARLLKQKGATVWGQDEKTSVIYGMPMAIAKAGLTDEVLALEQIGPRLIQAT, encoded by the coding sequence ATGACGGTTTCCGTCTTAATAGTTGACGACTCCAGCTTTTTCAGGCGGCGCTTAAGCGACATGATTGCAACAATCGATGGCTTAAGCGTCATCGGCTGTGCCGAGAACGGTGTCGAGGCGATAGCGCTTACCAAAAAGCTTAAGCCCGATGTTATAACTATGGATTATGAAATGCCGGTTATGGATGGCATTACCGCTGTTCAGTACATTATGAAAGAGTGCCCTACGCCTATATTGATGTTTTCATCCATGACCTATGAAGGCGCGCGCATCACTCTAGATTCATTAGCTGCGGGTGCTATCGATTACCTACCGAAAAATTTTTCTGAAATCGCTAGCAGTTCTGTGCAATTAAAAAAACGCTTAGCGGATGCTATTTTTGATGTCGCATCATCGGGTAAAAAAACAACAGTCGCGGTTGAGCTTGAGCCGGTAAAAGCGCCAGATCCGATTCTGCCCAGTCGCAAAAAGCATAAAGTTGATTGTGACGTGGTTATAATAGGCACGTCCACCGGCGGGCCTATAGCGTTGCAGAGCGTACTGTCGTCGCTGCCAGCCAGTTTCCCCAAACCTCTAATACTCATACAGCATATGCCGGCCGCTTTTACCACCGCTTTCGCCGAGCGCCTCAATTCATTTTGCCAAATAACCGTCAAAGAGGCGGTAGATGGCGACCGTTTAATGCCAGGGGTTGCCTTGCTGGCGCCCGGCGGTAAACAGTTGATTATTTCGGCTAGTGGCAGGATAAAAGTGCTACCTGGGGACGAGCGCTTACACTATAAACCTTGTGTTGATATTAGTTTTGCTTCAGCTGCCAATGTTTTTGCCGATAAGGTATTAGCAGTGGTCTTAACCGGTATGGGAGCCGACGGCTGTGAAGGGGCAAGATTGCTAAAACAAAAAGGGGCCACGGTATGGGGCCAGGACGAGAAAACCTCGGTGATATACGGTATGCCTATGGCGATAGCAAAGGCCGGGCTTACCGATGAGGTTTTAGCGCTGGAACAAATCGGCCCACGTTTAATACAAGCGACCTAA